A single window of Colletotrichum destructivum chromosome 9, complete sequence DNA harbors:
- a CDS encoding Putative cytochrome P450 — MALNIFESLLGLSGSSNLAILLSAAVALLVILFFHWLNNDTIPIINKYTGDIFSKKAHSEYLTNSEKLISDGVARYDGPFRVITTLGSRVILPAKLANWVKNCKDLDHVQLVADEYFAGYPGFDGNGAVVNPNRILIEVTKTKLNQSSQCELFHQHLSELLEQEWVDKNDNWRPVPWGQDVARYVGRMSSAVFVGPDLARDPEWQALILSYTVNLFNGVRALRTWPAFTRSFIHWVLPECITCRKQLVLARGLLQPIMDKRRRTASELKAAGQDPPSYNDTIAWVEEVAAGRPYDPAATQLGLAIAAMHTTTELLKQTLVDICSHPELIQPLRDEAEAAVGQHGWTTAGLFQMQLMDSVVKETQRMKPGSLVNLERKATKDVATPDGTVLPRGTNVAVDTAGMWDPEIFKDPGKYDGYRFYNLRKDGGPASNTAQLVSVNSDFIAFGLGRSVCPGRFMVANEIKVALATILMQYDVRLADGQAPQVVHYGFEMLSDPTTVLEVRKRV, encoded by the exons ATGGCACTCAACATCTTCGAGTCGCTGTTGGGACTCTCTGGCTCTTCAAATCTGGCTATCTTGCTCTCTGCTGCAGTCGCTCTACTTGTTATCTTATTTTTCCACTGGTTGAACAACGATACCatccccatcatcaacaagtACACGGGCGACATCTTTTCGAAAAAGGCTCACAGCGAATACCTCACCAACAGCGAGAAGCTCAtcagcgacggcgttgcCAGGTATGACGGCCCGTTCAGAGTCATCACTACCCTGGGGTCCAGAGTGATTCTCCCGGCCAAACTCGCCAATTGGGTCAAGAACTGCAAGGACCTCGACCAtgtccagctcgtcgccgacgagtACTTTGCAGGTTATCCCGGTTTCGACGGAAACGGCGCTGTCGTCAACCCCAATCGAATACTGATCGAGGTTACAAAGACAAAACTCAACCAGAGCTCCC AATGCGAACTCTTTCATCAGCACCTTTCCGAGTTGCTTGAGCAGGAGTGGGTTGACAAGAACGACAACTGGCGGCCTGTTCCGTGGGGTCAAGATGTCGCACGCTACGTCGGCCGCATGTCAAGCGCAGTCTTCGTCGGTCCAGACTTGGCTCGCGACCCGGAATGGCAGGCTCTTATCCTGAGCTACACCGTCAACTTGTTCAACGGAGTGCGAGCCCTGCGTACCTGGCCTGCCTTCACGCGGAGCTTCATTCACTGGGTTTTACCCGAGTGCATTACCTGCCGGAAGCAACTAGTGCTCGCTCGCGGGTTGTTGCAGCCGATCATGGACAAACGCCGCCGGACCGCTTCCGAGCTGAAGGCCGCTGGCCAGGATCCGCCATCGTACAACGACACAATCGCTTGGGTTGAAGAAGTCGCTGCCGGTCGGCCGTACGACCCAGCCGCGACGCAGCTCGGGTTGGCAATCGCTGCCATGCACACCACCACGGAGTTGCTGAAGCAGACCCTAGTGGATATCTGCTCCCATCCGGAGCTCATACAGCCCCTCCGCGATGAAGCTGAAGCCGCAGTAGGACAGCACGGCTGGACAACTGCTGGCTTATTCCAGATGCAACTGATGGACAGCGTCGTCAAGGAAACCCAGCGGATGAAGCCTGGATCGTTGGTCAACCTGGAACGGAAGGCGACAAAAGATGTGGCCACGCCCGACGGCACGGTTCTGCCCCGAGGGACCAACGTTGCCGTCGACACGGCAGGGATGTGGGATCCGGAAATCTTCAAGGACCCCGGGAAATATGACGGATATCGGTTCTACAACCTTCGTAAGGATGGCGGACCTGCCAGCAACACCGCCCAGCTGGTTTCTGTCAACAGCGACTTCATCGCTTTTGGGCTCGGTCGGTCAGTTTGTCCTGGGAGGTTCATGGTTGCCAACGAGATCAAAGTCGCGCTTGCGACGATCCTGATGCAATACGATGTGCGGCTGGCGGACGGCCAAGCCCCGCAAGTGGTACACTACGGGTTCGAGATGTTATCGGATCCGACCACGGTGCTGGAGGTCAGGAAAAGGGTTTGA
- a CDS encoding Putative protein kinase, translating into MFNTPPRPHSASRTQHGHDDEVLSWNQKGEFVAIGSTSYVEHLPNGIIIKTAWSGGDRAQQRRREIATEAEIYDRLGEHPCLVKKMAWDPDEHTLTLEDMPDGTLKDYLESYADVPLEQRKKWATEAVECAQLLHSSGVIHCDIGPHNFLLDNRLRLKIIDFSGSSVDGSRTEISPGTRYAAPTLGRSLQWTATVKADLFILGSTIYCIMTGKPPFEEFQSEDVQKMYSNQEFPDLADIPHADLIRGCWSQDFESVDRLVPLLNVEQRIETV; encoded by the coding sequence ATGTTCAATACCCCTCCAAGGCCGCATTCGGCTTCCCGTACGCAACATGGTCACGACGATGAGGTTCTATCTTGGAACCAAAAGGGCGAGTTTGTCGCCATCGGCTCAACATCCTACGTTGAACACTTACCCAATGGTATCATCATCAAGACAGCCTGGTCCGGCGGCGACCGTGCCCAACAGCGACGCCGCGAGATCGCTACAGAGGCCGAGATATACGATCGTCTTGGTGAACATCCTTGTTTAGTGAAAAAGATGGCCTGGGATCCAGACGAACACACCTTGACCCTGGAAGATATGCCCGACGGAACGCTCAAAGACTATCTCGAGTCCTACGCGGACGTGCCTCTGGAACAGCGCAAAAAATGGGCAACTGAAGCTGTTGAGTGCGCACAATTACTGCACAGCTCGGGTGTTATTCATTGCGATATTGGGCCACACAATTTCCTCCTGGATAACCGTCTTCGTCTTAAAATCATCGACTTTTCTGGCTCCTCCGTCGACGGCTCTCGCACTGAGATCAGCCCCGGCACTCGATACGCAGCCCCCACACTGGGCCGCTCTTTGCAGTGGACCGCGACAGTCAAAGCCGACCTCTTCATTCTAGGTTCAACGATATACTGCATTATGACGGGCAAACCTCCGTTTGAGGAGTTTCAGAGTGAAGATGTTCAGAAGATGTATAGCAACCAAGAATTCCCCGACTTGGCTGACATACCTCATGCGGATCTAATCCGAGGCTGTTGGTCCCAGGATTTTGAGTCGGTGGACAGGCTGGTTCCTCTCTTGAACGTCGAACAGAGGATTGAGACTGTGTAA
- a CDS encoding Putative zn(2)Cys(6) fungal-type DNA-binding domain-containing protein, translated as MDSVSPVAYSTDTKTRRLRNSCDLCTRSKLKCDQMKPSCNRCVRRGQGCVYSQVRKAGRPPKTPNKLQGADWKIRLDKGGKNLSFYTSSPRDSSTPGSTTWPIHATASVSSDSRTPSPSTGEGMEDRMMGYFDNCSWDSETLLSTLLDAENGWSPTYDSTALDFHDGRNHGIDSFHHVNTNFPSHPDLQHSLLNQDIRAWIGHQHVQSMNPCFPDSLQESLMSYSTTMMPGKEQLGAYESGLTGHLEPFGNGKCNMDSERTPRSYHGL; from the coding sequence ATGGATTCGGTCTCGCCCGTTGCCTATAGCACCGATACTAAGACGAGGAGGCTGAGGAACTCCTGTGACCTCTGTACCCGGTCAAAGTTGAAGTGCGACCAGATGAAGCCATCGTGTAACCGCTGCGTACGACGCGGCCAAGGTTGTGTTTACAGCCAAGTCCGAAAAGCCGGGAGGCCGCCCAAGACTCCGAACAAACTTCAGGGTGCAGACTGGAAAATCCGACTAGACAAAGGCGGGAAAAACCTCTCGTTCTATACTTCCAGCCCGCGCGATTCATCAACTCCTGGCAGCACCACTTGGCCTATTCACGCGACCGCATCCGTTTCGTCCGACAGCCGAACGCCATCCCCATCAACAGGCGAAGGGATGGAAGACAGGATGATGGGGTATTTCGACAACTGTTCGTGGGATTCGGAGACCCTCTTGAGCACTCTCTTAGACGCAGAGAACGGCTGGTCGCCAACGTACGACTCAACCGCCCTCGATTTCCACGACGGGAGGAATCACGGAATCGACAGTTTCCACCATGTCAACACCAACTTCCCGTCGCATCCTGATCTGCAGCATTCACTGCTGAACCAAGACATTCGGGCTTGGATAGGTCACCAGCACGTCCAATCGATGAATCCATGCTTTCCGGATTCGCTACAAGAGTCGCTAATGTCCTactcgacgacgatgatgccggGAAAAGAACAACTCGGAGCCTACGAGTCTGGATTGACAGGCCATCTCGAGCCGTTTGGAAACGGGAAATGCAACATGGATTCGGAAAGAACACCCAGGAGTTATCATGGCTTATga
- a CDS encoding Putative O-methyltransferase COMT-type, winged helix-like DNA-binding domain superfamily, with the protein MASQEHGSHEDTVVAFGLSTLSETCPLASTSATTLGPIPFPKSASELLQGLVRQTQLLACLQWLGKFQILAYVPLTDTLAYNDLADLAGVPPSQIRRIVRMAATVGILCEPQPGHVAHTPLSAQIYKKPSYLDAVRFTAETVVPTSLRMADATRRKMQHHQEDANPFRIATDSSLSLASACERDHKLHRRAITFRRLTSVNRTSAVLEMLSSVNLEELGQTVVDVNSTSTAIAKSLRCRNPSLHFVVQMHEGTKQKTESACSSRRFETSGWLEIQNRAHGTTQNETNAAVYLLHVPDPFFYASSGAHAEVCVAELRAHFDMLRTNETATVILIADVVPERSGGDGSPDGPAAARARLNDLLLLQAGHDVVFDVKRLRALLEFAREGSDRVTVVKQLSSASHSSVAFVLRSRSLSSSGPFPWGHESYRVSVRNETTSIG; encoded by the exons ATGGCTTCGCAAGAACACGGGAGCCATGAGGATACAGTTGTGGCTTTCGGACTATCAACCCTTTCGGAGACGTGTCCCTTAGCTTCTACTTCGGCCACGACTCTAGGCCCTATTCCATTTCCAAAGTCCGCTTCTGAACTGCTTCAGGGTCTGGTCAGACAG ACACAACTGCTGGCATGTCTCCAGTGGCTCGGCAAGTTTCAGATCCTGGCGTACGTCCCGTTGACGGATACCCTGGCCTACAACGACCTGGCCGACCTGGCCGGCGTGCCTCCGTCGCAGATCCGGCGGATCGTTCGGATGGCCGCGACAGTCGGTATCCTCTGCGAGCCCCAGCCCGGTCACGTGGCACACACTCCCCTGTCGGCCCAGATATACAAGAAGCCTTCATACTTGGATGCCGTACGGTTCACTGCTGAGACTGTGGTCCCTACCTCGTTGCGCATGGCAGACGCCACTCGACGAAAGATGCAACATCACCAGGAAGATGCCAATCCGTTCAGGATCGCCACGGACTCCTCGCTTTCCCTGGCGTCCGCGTGCGAGAGAGATCACAAGCTCCATCGCAGAGCTATCACCTTTCGACGGTTGACATCAGTCAACAGAACGAGTGCCGTGCTTGAAATGCTTTCCTCCGTGAACCTTGAGGAACTTGGACAGACCGTAGTCGAC GTAAACTCCACTTCGACGGCGATCGCGAAATCTCTCCGCTGTCGCAACCCATCCCTTCATTTCGTGGTCCAGATGCACGAAGGCACCAAGCAGAAGACCGAGTCAGCGTGCTCGTCACGACGATTCGAAACCTCAGGTTGGCTTGAGATCCAAAACCGTGCTCACGGGACGACGCAAAACGAGACCAACGCCGCGGTCTACCTGCTCCACGTCCCCGACCCTTTCTTCTACGCGTCCTCCGGCGCACACGCCGAGGTCTGCGTGGCCGAGCTCCGCGCCCACTTCGACATGCTACGCACCAACGAGACGGCCACCGTGATACTCATCGCAGACGTCGTCCCGGAGCgtagcggcggcgacggctccCCGGacgggccggcggcggctcgggcTCGGTTGAAcgacctgctgctgctccagGCGGGACACGACGTCGTCTTTGACGTGAAGCGGCTCAGGGCGCTTTTGGAGTTTGCCCGCGAGGGCTCGGACAGGGTTACGGTGGTCAAACAGCTTTCGTCGGCGAGCCATTCGTCGGTTGCCTTTGTGTTGCGGTCCCGGAGTCTTTCGAGTTCAGGGCCATTTCCGTGGGGACATGAATCATATCGAGTTTCTGTGCGCAATGAGACTACATCTATAGGATAG
- a CDS encoding Putative major facilitator superfamily, MFS transporter superfamily encodes MADSITEKEKIAFPSTPVDDGVGKSTQEVILTKDGFSVHPQPVPGDAMDPLNWSFFQKHTILAIVMALYFMFTYITTTTVPSFPELQDQYSLTLEMVNWTVAIPALGLAIGPLLWSSLADIIGRRAIFIAGTIVAFAATIGAAKAPSYGGYMAARFFQGLGVSPAATVGLAIINDMFFEHERGQKVGLWVLAIDLGLLTGPLIGGFVDLVDHYWIQWLTAIFFAVILAAELAFLPETLYPRDYMLSRTSGVVAVPAMGSVVDEKTIATGKATPDSLGVLRTKRLAFLNVKPVPAVKHPKAWASIVRFGKLFKYPVVPIATGVYCFGWYWWVLSVITMIPVAYADYSPQTQGLFFIGLIVGTLVSEIFFSGKLSDWLVVKLAKRNDGIKTAEMRLWLAYPAAVLTSIGLIIWGVSIDNAYHWMVGQVAFALFGAGIQMGNTVICSYIVDAYPLQSMAVITFYAVLLNLSAFIDPFFIAPWVTNVGYTWTFAGHGIITIFFCIPALALLHLYGGKMRQKAGEPEWVNPEYDHDIMRES; translated from the exons ATGGCCGACTCAATCACGGAAAAGGAGAAAATAGCCTTTCCATCGACTCCTGTGGATGACGGTGTCGGAAAGTCAACACAAGAAGTCATCCTCACAAAAGATGGCTTCAGCGTCCACCCTCAGCCCGTCCCTGGCGACGCCATGGACCCCCTTAACTGGTCGTTCTTCCAGAAGCACACTATTCTGGCCATCGTCATGGCATT GTACTTTATGTTCACCTAcatcacgacgacgacggttcCCTCCTTTCCCGAGCTCCAGGATCAGTACTCCCTCACCCTTGAAATGGTAAACTGGACCGTCGCCATCCCggctcttggcctcgccaTCGGTCCCCTCCTCTGGTCCTCACTGGCCGACATCatcggccgccgcgccatcttcatcgccggAACCATAGTGgccttcgccgccaccatcggcgccgccaaggcccCCTCGTACGGCGGGTACATGGCCGCCCGTTTCTTCCAGGGCCTGGGCGTGAgccccgccgccaccgtcggcctGGCCATCATCAACGACATGTTCTTCGAGCACGAGCGCGGGCAGAAGGTCGGCCTCTGGGTGCTggccatcgacctcggcctgctcACGGGCCCGCTGATCGGGGGGTTCGTGGACCTGGTCGACCACTACTGGATCCAGTGGCTGacggccatcttcttcgccgtcatcctGGCGGCCGAGCTGGCCTTCCTGCCCGAGACGCTGTACCCGCGGGACTACATGCTGTCCAGGACGAGCGGCGTCGTTGCCGTCCCCGCCATGGGGAGCGTCGTTGACGAGAAGACCATCGCCACGGGCAAGGCGACGCCGGACTCCCTGGGGGTTTTGAGGACCAAGAGGTTGGCCTTCTTGAACGTGAAGCCCGTGCCCGCGGTAAAACACCCGAAGGCGTGGGCCTCGATCGTCCGGTTCGGGAAGCTGTTCAAGTACCCCGTTGTCCCCATCGCGACAGGGGTCTATTGCTTCGGATGGTACTGGTGGGTGTTGTCCGTCATCACCATGATCCCCGTCGCATACGCGGATTACTCGCCGCAGACGCAGGG CCTCTTCTTTATCGGCCTGATCGTAGGCACGCTGGTTTCGGAAATCTTCTTCTCTGGCAAGCTGAGCGATTGGCTGGTGGTCAAGCTCGCGAAGCGCAACGATGGTatcaagacggccgagatgcgTCTGTGGCTAGCGTATCCCGCAGCCGTCTTGACGTCTATCGGCCTCATTATCTGGGGTGTTAGTATCGACAACGCGTACCATTGGATGGTCGGTCAAGTTGCTTTCGCGTTGT TCGGTGCTGGTATCCAAATGGGCAACACCGTCATCTGTTCCTACATCGTCGACGCATACCCTCTACAGAGCATGGCCGTCATCACCTTCTACGCCGTGCTGCTCAACCTCAGCGCCTTCATCGACCCCTTCTTCATCGCGCCCTGGGTCACGAATGTGGGCTACACGTGGACGTTTGCGGGGCATggcatcatcaccatcttcttctgcaTTCCGGCTTTGGCACTTCTGCATCTCTACGGCGGGAAGATGAGGCAAAAGGCTGGTGAACCCGAGTGGGTGAACCCGGAGTACGACCACGATATCATGAGGGAGTCTTAA
- a CDS encoding Putative aflatoxin regulatory protein has protein sequence MAPGSRSDYAGHETKLRNSCDTCATAKIKCTQQKPACAYCVKRLKTCVYGASKRVRRTQRSHKQQHQQQHTLDVGRSPKPTAAATTTTAWPQGAKRAASFPPPDTVFEAEIASSQHAFAFTAPPMTGHQDWPDFLTALISPSITSSSSSAEHFTSSELESVGVSLESFTYVEDSTFSSLTPLSRLSGDHRPIRTRGQAFSHGSSSVDSAASTKDVRLGLLTENHGSSAAETSFFLPSPWTDAGAAPSNSLGTPDGHVRPQSGPGPPRCHCFARMLQFMAQLSTDPSQAWSAAPDDGDPHRPANLGIIDGRIAKMSDSISKVIQCPCSRDSEMIVLLSLVIFKIQVCYVDAVSAATCDNAGGGGPGSVVSCFPWKDTTNNRDEDDGEEDSDEEDQHRVFVQHILSRLAGLRALITRLSKRLAEFESESFPGASRWPTLPQGPSYYSVVEGRIKIMPFSASSLGGLSSDLQKRLSGMSQAISGKLQELQEG, from the coding sequence ATGGCCCCTGGATCCCGGAGTGACTACGCCGGGCATGAGACCAAACTGCGCAACAGCTGCGACACCTGTGCgacggccaagatcaagTGCACGCAGCAGAAGCCGGCGTGCGCTTATTGCGTCAAGAGACTGAAGACCTGCGTCTACGGTGCCTCTAAGCGCGTCCGTCGAACGCAGCGTTCCCACaagcaacaacaccaacagcaacacacGCTCGATGTGGGCCGCTCGCCGAAGCCGACTGCGgcagcgacaacgacgacggcctggccACAAGGGGCCAAGAGGGCGGCGTCATTCCCACCTCCAGACACAGTGTTCGAGGCGGAGATAGCATCGTCACAGCACGCATTTGCCTTCACAGCTCCTCCTATGACCGGCCATCAAGACTGGCCCGACTTCTTGACGGCTCTCATTTCCCCAAGCAtcacgtcgtcgtcgtcctccgcAGAGCACTTTACCTCGTCCGAGCTGGAGAGTGTGGGCGTTTCTCTTGAATCATTCACATACGTCGAGGACTCGACCTTCAGCTCCTTGACGCCGCTCTCGAGACTCTCTGGCGACCACAGACCTATTCGAACAAGAGGCCAAGCTTTCAGCCATGGAAGCTCTAGTGTCGACTCTGCTGCAAGCACAAAAGACGTCAGGCTCGGTTTGCTGACTGAGAACCACGGCAGCTccgcggccgagacgagTTTCTTCCTGCCGAGTCCTTGGACCGACGCAGGAGCGGCCCCGTCGAACTCTCTCGGCACCCCTGACGGCCACGTGCGACCTCAAAGTGGACCGggtcctcctcgatgccACTGCTTCGCGCGCATGCTCCAGTTCATGGCCCAGCTCTCGACGGACCCGTCTCAGGCGTGGTCCGCCGCAcccgatgacggcgacccTCACCGCCCGGCCAACCTCGGTATCATCGACGGCCGGATCGCGAAAATGAGCGACAGCATCAGCAAGGTCATACAGTGCCCCTGCTCCAGGGACAGCGAGATGatcgtcctcctctctctcgtcatcttcaagATACAAGTCTGCTACGTCGACGCTGTGAGCGCCGCCACGTGTGACAATGCGGGTGGCGGCGGACCCGGGTCTGTCGTCTCGTGCTTCCCGTGGAAAGACACAACAAATAAtcgcgacgaagacgacggggAAGAAGACTCCGATGAGGAAGACCAGCACCGCGTCTTCGTCCAGCACATCCTCTCTAGGCTGGCGGGTCTGCGGGCCCTCATCACCCGGCTCTCCAAGCGTCtggccgagttcgagtcCGAGTCTTTCCCGGGCGCGAGCCGCTGGCCGACGCTACCTCAGGGCCCTTCATACTACTCTGTAGTCGAGGGCAGGATCAAGATCATGCCGTTCTCTGCGTCTTCGTTGGGTGGTTTGTCCTCGGATCTGCAAAAGCGACTGAGCGGCATGTCGCAAGCGATCTCGGGAAAGCTCCAGGAGCTTCAGGAGGGATGA
- a CDS encoding Putative auxiliary Activity family 9 produces the protein MPSFRNSVVLSALAGAASVMAHGHVNYFNDGAEKFEGYDVTKLPYQNPAPDVYGWANGATDNGFVAPSAYTGADIICHRDSKNAALTAKVAAGDKLQIFWDTWPESHKGPVIDYLASCGDDCSTVDKTSLEFFKIQEAGLTSGSWASDELIAKNFSWEVTIPTSLKPGKYVWRHEIIALHSAGQQDGAQNYPQCLNIEVTGSGSELPAGTKGTSLYTPTDAGILVSIYNNLESYEIPGPKLPAAFGGSGSGSGSGSGSGAASSAAPAATSTAAPVASAPAATSAAAVATTTAAAEAAATSAPASAQQPAPTGGATAPTCEEKRRRRLARRMARQHARDVVRRV, from the coding sequence ATGCCTTCCTTCAGGAACTCCGTTGTCCTTTCCGCCCTTGctggcgccgcctccgtcatGGCCCACGGCCACGTCAACTACTtcaacgacggcgccgagaagTTCGAGGGCTACGACGTCACCAAGCTCCCCTACCAGAACCCTGCCCCCGATGTCTACGGCTGGGCTAACGGCGCCACCGACAACGGCTTCGTCGCCCCCTCCGCCTACACTGGTGCCGACATCATCTGCCACCGCGACTCCAAGAACGCTGCCTTGACCGCCAAGGTTGCCGCTGGTGACAAGCTCCAGATCTTCTGGGACACCTGGCCCGAGTCCCACAAGGGCCCCGTCATCGACTACCTCGCCTCGTGCGGTGACGACTGCTCCACCGTCGACAAGACCTCGCTCGAGTTCTTCAAGATCCAGGAGGCTGGTCTCACCAGCGGCAGCTGGGCTTCCGACGAGCTCATCGCCAAGAACTTCTCCTGGGAGGTCACCATCCCCACCTCCCTGAAGCCCGGCAAGTACGTCTGGCGCCACGAGATCATTGCTCTCCACTCGGCTGGTCAGCAGGACGGCGCTCAGAACTACCCCCAGTGCCTCAACATCGAGGTTaccggctccggctctgAGCTCCCCGCCGGTACCAAGGGTACTTCCCTCTACACCCCTACCGACGCCGGTATCCTCGTCTCCATCTACAACAACCTGGAGTCTTACGAGATCCCCGGCCCCAAGCTCCCCGCTGCCTtcggcggctccggctccggctctggttccggctccggctccggcgccgcctcttccgccgccCCGGCTGCCACCTCCACGGCTGCTCCCGTTGCCTCTGCCCCTGCCGCCacctctgctgctgccgttgccaccaccactgctgCCGCTGAGGCTGCCGCCACCTCCGCCCCTGCCTCTGCCCAGCAGCCCGCCCCTACTGGTGGTGCCACCGCGCCCACCTGCGAGGAgaagcgccgccgccgtctggcTCGCCGCATGGCTCGCCAGCACGCCCGCGACGTTGTCCGCCGCGTCTAA
- a CDS encoding uncharacterized protein (Putative zn(2)Cys(6) fungal-type DNA-binding domain, transcription factor domain, fungi), producing MRYSTACSACRARRRKCEVPVGGGQCTYCATQNIACSRAGSIIQPKATPISPVSATSMTPKTPTVTEIMIATPPGITPSAAVADKALCFELVELYFKYIHDQLHSLFHRPSFMLDLHEGTAPLVLVYGMMALSARFSSNPIFNGISPISRGELFANEGNLLLNLRDVSLTSIQACVLLGAYSIVEGEAGAETVFYSAACRIANYQDLPNLPTPDPLQREIHIRVYWSLCMIDVWSSTGVNLPRLMNRRMDVPLPMNESTFLNMTRATNNHFDFILSPNREDSLIAQMIKLNSILMRVNDAIKSLTSDVDVTNIDETVSQLSQELEAWEVELPPSLRDTPSNLHSFASQGLGRIFIAVHTGHYHYSQLLYYQYLDEVQRFPTSPTAQMFARKCKENAISMSRIIDLANTTPGCDAKFNMLGHIIVITSSIFIHTLLFETDEAEIANARATLERHFNTLVALRVYWPALEVCFARLRTFHELCRKSMNTSYRMDRWMLRFLTEFARPIDEKERDEDGLMDLDRWSVGNIGISPENWA from the exons ATGAGGTACTCAACTGCCTGTTCGGCATGTCG CGCGCGACGGCGCAAGTGCGAGGtgcccgtcggcggcggccagtGCACGTACTGCGCGACGCAGAACATCGCCTGCTCCCGCGCCGGCTCCATCATCCAACCCAAGGCCACGCCCATCAGTCCCGTCTCAGCGACGAGTATGACGCCAAAGACGCCCACCGTCACCGAGATCATGATCGCCACCCCGCCCGGAAtcacgccctcggccgccgtcgccgacaaggcccTCTGCTTCGAGCTCGTGGAGCTGTACTTCAAGTACATCCACGACCAGCTCCATTCTCTCTTCCACAGGCCCAGCTTCATGCTGGATCTCCACGAAGGCACCGCTCCGCTGGTGCTAGTGTACGGCATGATGGCCTTGTCAGCAAG GTTCTCCTCGAACCCCATTTTCAACGGAATCTCCCCCATCTCAAGAGGGGAGCTCTTCGCAAACGAGGGAAACCTGCTGCTTAACCTGCGGGACGTATCTCTTACCAGCATCCAAGCCTGTGTTCTCCTCGGCGCATACTCCattgtcgagggcgaggccggcgccgagaccgTCTTCTACTCGGCGGCGTGCAGGATAGCCAATTACCAGGATCTGCCCAACCTGCCGACCCCTGACCCGCTGCAGCGGGAGATTCACATCAGAG TGTACTGGTCGCTCTGCATGATTGATGTTTGGTCCTCCACCGGCGTCAACCTCCCGCGCCTCATGAACCGCCGGATGGACGTCCCGCTACCCATGAACGAATCGACGTTTCTCAACATGACGCGCGCCACCAACAACCACTTCGACTTCATCCTATCCCCCAATCGGGAGGACTCGCTGATCGCCCAGATGATCAAGCTGAACAGCATCCTGATGAGGGTCAATGACGCCATCAAGAGCCTCACGTCGGATGTCGACGTCACCAACATCGACGAGACCGTATCGCAGCTGTCGCAGGAGCTGGAGGCCTGGGAGGTCGAGCTGCCCCCGAGCCTCCGCGACACACCGAGCAACCTGCACTCCTTCGCCTCCCAGGGCCTGGGCCGCATCTTCATCGCCGTGCACACGGGCCACTACCACTACAGCCAGCTGCTCTACTACCAgtacctcgacgaggtccagcGCTTCcccacgtcgccgacggcccaGATGTTCGCCCGCAAGTGCAAGGAGAACGCCATCTCCATGTCGCGCatcatcgacctcgccaacaCGACGCCCGGCTGCGACGCCAAGTTCAACATGCTCGGgcacatcatcgtcatcacgTCGTCCATCTTCATCCACACGCTGCTCttcgagacggacgaggccgagatcgccaACGCCCGCGCCACCCTCGAGCGCCACTTCAAcaccctcgtcgccctgcgCGTCTACTGGCCCGCCCTCGAGGTCTGCTTCGCCCGCCTGAGGACCTTCCACGAGCTGTGCCGCAAGAGCATGAACACGAGCTACCGGATGGACCGCTGGATGCTCCGGTTCCTGACCGAGTTCGCGCGGCCGATTGACGAGAAGGAGCGGGATGAAGACGGGCTCATGGACCTCGACCGCTGGAGCGTGGGTAACATCGGCATCAGCCCGGAGAACTGGGCGTGA